TCACGACTACCGCCGCCGCCATAACCGCCACGGCCACCACCGCCGTATCCGCCGCCATCACGGCCGCCACCGCCGCCGCCGCCGCCGTAACCACCGCGGTCTCCGCCGCCATAGCCACCTTCACGACCACCGCCGCCGCCATAGCCGCCACGGCCACCACCGCCGTATCCGCCGCCATCACGGCCGCCACCGCCGCCGCCGTAACCACCGCGGTCTCCGCCGCCATAGCCACCATCACGGCCGCCGCCGTAACCACCGCGGTCGCCGCCACCGCCGCCACCATAACCGCCACGGCCACTGCCGCCGCCAAAGTCATTATCGCGCCCACCCCGGTGACCGCCATCACGGCCGCCGCCATAATCACCACCGAAGTCGCTTCCGCCAAAGTCACTGCCGAAGTCTTGCGGACCGCCAAACTCGCGCTTGCCGCCGCGCCGACCACGCGACCGCCGGTCCGAATCCCCATCGTGCATTACGTAATCACCTTAATTTCCGTGCCGTTCCGGCACTAACGCCAATTCTCACCCGCCTTTTCGGCCGAGCCTAAATCGGAGAGCACATCGAGATGCACTCACCAAACTCAAGGATCGGGGTGAAGTAGAGCTGCCGCACCCCATTCCATCCGCTGCGGAAACATCATAAGGGCGCGATTGTGAAAATCGCAAGAAAATCCTTAGGGGAAAGGTTATTTAGACGCGTTTTTTAGAGGCCAAGTGTTTGACCATTTGGACAAG
This window of the Roseibium alexandrii DFL-11 genome carries:
- a CDS encoding cold-shock protein, producing MHDGDSDRRSRGRRGGKREFGGPQDFGSDFGGSDFGGDYGGGRDGGHRGGRDNDFGGGSGRGGYGGGGGGDRGGYGGGRDGGYGGGDRGGYGGGGGGRDGGGYGGGGRGGYGGGGGREGGYGGGDRGGYGGGGGGGGRDGGGYGGGGRGGYGGGGSREGGYGGGDRGGYGGGGGGRDGGYGGGGGGRGGFGGGNREGGDRPPRRDYPPVERGPRQSGVVKFFKSDKGFGFITPDDGETDVFVHISAVERSGLASLDSGQRISFETEPDRRGKGPKAVNLQMLEEDGSSGGADDQPVNDGTGEQPDYE